The genomic interval TTCAGGCCCAGGATCTTAAGGAAGACTCCCCATCGGGGAGGTGGGCCTGAGGTGGGCAGGATGGGGTAAGGCTGGAGGGGGAAAAGGTGACCGCCCCCTGATGGTGATGGGGGAAGGTAGTCTGATGGTAGGGACAGATCTGAGCAGAgttaggaaaagacaaaaaagccATGTTTTCCCTAtcgaaagagagagtgagcatttttttttcctgctttttggaGTGGGTTCCAGATAATGGCATGAATGGCATGGTGGAGCTCTGAAGGCCAAGGAGGAGTCTTGGATCCAGTTTTTCCTAACAGCATGCTTTGTGGCTTCTTAcgtttctccttccccttttctcccctGCCCTGTGCAGCCCTCTCTCCATTTATTATAGGGTGTTTTGGCAGCATTTCCTGGAAGCCTGCAGCTGCCTTTGGGATGATCAGTCTGTGCATGGGAAATTGTGTGCATGTGCAGCATGGAGGGTGTGGGTCCCATGTAAGGTATGGGTGTCCCTCAGCCGCATTCAGAGCAAAGGACCATCCTTTCTAAAGGTTGGGGTCGTCTTGTTCTGGTAACTACTGTCTGTGGCTAACCTTCCCCAATGGTTGGGCAGGGGTGGAGATATGGAACGGGCACCATGTCTAATTGCTGATAACCTATGGATAGAAGGAGCTGTGGTTCCTATAAGGCCccagtttataaataaatgaacatccattaatggaaaattaaattagaatgaAATTTCCCATCCAGTTTTGTTTAGGAGGCAGAAATAAGTGGGTTGACTGTGGAATTTTACTGCGGATGCTGGAGCATGTAGTCACAAGgtggtaataataatagtgatttgCTGGTGCCTGTACCCCTGATCTCAAGGCACGGAGCTTTTGCAAAGGCTCATTGAGGTTAAAGGGCTAGCTGGAAGTTACTCAGCAGGGGGTTGAGTATAAGTCTTGTGGCTCTCCACCCCATTAGGCCTTGAGCTTGCCAATAAACAGAAAGTGGACCAGGATTCTGGAGACCTGACTTTAGTCTTTGCTCTGCCACTGACTGGTATGTGGGCAGAGAGTgccatctctctgggcctcagtttcctcaccggTGCCCATCTTGCAATTCCCTGGGTCTCACTTAATATTTGAACATAGCATTTAACAAAGGCATGCGTTTTGCTGCCATATTTACCATTTACGGCTAACTCCCTCTGAGCTTTATTTCTTCCCCGTTTATGAAATGACCCGGGTTtggcctttaaaaattaaaatattaaataaaagagagtCGTTTCTGTTTATTTGCCACTTTATTTGCCGGAGGGGGCTTGCTAGGGAGAGAGTATTTTCCTTTGGAGACCGGCTGTTGGCCATGCAGAGTCCAGGGTCTCCCTCGGGTGGGAGGGGGCTCCCAGTTTCATCCACCTTCCCCCGGAGTGGGCTGTCATTTGTCTGCTGGGGAAAAGCAGAAGCGGTTGGAAGCTGGTAGCATCTACAGGACTTCTAAACCTGCCTACGGACAGAGCGGGGAGGGGCGCCCCTGGGGGAGGTTGGGCCAGGCTTCGGGAAGCTCTCCCCTCTAGCTTTCTCTGTAGCCtggggcaagtcatttaacctcccCGTCCTTCCAcctcccagcctctctcctctccacccgGGGACTGTGAGAAGTAATTAGCGGCTGTTTGTCAGAGAAGTCCTAGCTTTGCACAAGTGACTCGGGCAGACCTTGAACTGGACAAGGCCATCTGGAGCTCAGGACTTCAATTTGTAGAACAGATCAAGAAAATGCAGGCTTTTGTGGCCAGACTGTGTTCCAGGGTTTCCTGCAGAAGAACTGCCCGGCCCGGGTGGtctggagcagggggagggttgggtgggtggtggtggtcaGCTCTGCCAGGAGGCTGAAAGGGGCCTTGAGTTGCCCCAGGCTGGAAAACTGGGCCTGTCTGGTTCCCAGGAGTCATCTGAGCCTCAgagatggggttgggggagggggcaccctTTCCCGAGAAGATGGCTTCATGTTCTCAAGTGCAAAGCAGAAAAAACAAACCGCCTTCCCCAAGCTCTGCTCAGACCGGGGATATTAACGCCCCAGCCCCAGCCGCCGCAGCGTGCATCCTGCCGTACCGTCCTGGGCAGGCAGAAGCACCTCACTCAGCAGCCCTTCCAGGGCGGCCCGGTACTTTTCCAGCTGCCTGGAGTTCATCCTCATTCCAATTTCCACCGGAGCAGTCAGCTGTGAAATAAGGCAGAGTTAACAAGATGGAAGAGACACGGAGAGCGCCGTTAACCCCTGGGCACCACAAGGGTGGCAGGAGGGACTGCCAGGAGCCAAACCACCCTGTGGCCCTGATCTGCACGATCGTCTGGGAGCCTCAGTCTTCCAGGGCCAGGCAGGGAATTCTGTCATCTCCCCCCAGCTTGAGCCACAGGGCTGGATCCTGGGAGTCCCCCAGACTTGCTGGGGGGATGATTAACAAACCTCCCCCGGTGGGGAAGCTGGGACAGGAGGGGAGGATCTGCAGGAacccaccgcccccgcccccaccctgacCCCAGCTTTTCCTGTGGGAGgacactctccctcccccttctcctgagTAATGATAACTAGCACCGTGAAGCCTTAGAGCGCAGGCACGGTTCTAAATGCTTCGAGTCTATTAAGCCTCTCAATAACCCTATGACGCAGAGACCATTCGTGTCCCCATTCTGTAGAGGAGGAAACGGAGGACAAAGGGTAGGATAACTTGCTCAAAGCCACACAGGTACTGAGTAGCCAAGGGAGGTGTTATATCCAGCCGACCTGACTTCAGGGTCTGTGCCCATGACCACCAGGTGACAGTTTCTCTGGCAGCGTGGGGACACAGGCGAGACCCCAGAGCTGCTGTCTGGAGGCTCATCACCAAGAGAGGGGGTCATGGCAGAGCCAGGAAAGCCGACTGAGCTTGCTGTCACTCCCCGAGTTTCTTGCTTCAGTGGTCTCGGTTTGCAGACCAGCCAGCAGACTGGAGATTACCTGCCTGTCTGGAGAGCTGCCACACAGGAGTCCCAGGCCCCCTGTCACCCTCACTGGGGGTGCGAAATGGTCCTGGGATGCCTGAAGGGCAAGCAGAGAGTCTCCGTGGGCTCTGGCCTCCAGCCCTGCTCACGTCATTCCCTTGCCATGGTTATACCTTTCTCTAGGCTTCGGCGTCCTCCCCGTACAATGAGGAGGCCGGACGGAATGATCCGGAAAGGACCTCCTGCACTCCAAAGCCCCCAGCGGCTCCCAGCTCAGCAGAGGAAAAGCAAAATCCAAACAATAGCCTACAAAGTCCACGATCTGGTCTCACCTCCCACTTCCTCCCCGAttccctctgctccagccactcCAGCCTCTTCACTGTTCTTCTGCACTGTTCCCAGAATGCACCAGGCTGCCTCCTGCCCCGGGGTCTTTGCACTGACTGTTCCTGccacctggaatgctcttcccccagacATCCTTACGGTCCCCTGTCTCACTGTCTCCAGGTCTCGGTGCTGATATCATCTACTCGTGAAGCCTGCTCTGACCGCCCTGTTGAAGTTGCAACCCATCTGTCTCCATTCCCTGCCCTATTTTCCTCCCTGGCACCTGTTAGGACTAGCCACATTACGACGTTGGCTTATTTATCCTGTCTGTAGGCCGCTGCCAGTCCTTCTGGCATCTCATCTCCAGTCTCCCACTGCAGTGTGAGCCTCACGGGCTTGGAGGACATATCTATTTTGTTCACCGCCCTATCACCAGGGTCCAGAATCGAGCCGTGCTTCACACTGAGGGCTCTGTTTGTTCTCCTTGCCTGAATAAACGAGTCTGTGAAGTTAAAGAGCTGCACTGGACAAACTCACAGCTCGCTCAGGCCACTACAATCTGCGCATCCTAACTCAGCACTGCAGGCCCCAGGCCCGGGGTCTTGACACTGTAGTCATCTCCTAGGGCACCCTCGTCCTCTGTCTCCTGGTGACTGGAGCTGCCCCCTGACTGGTCTCCTGCCTCCACTTGTGCTGCCCCAGATCTGCCCCCCAGTGACCTTCCAGACATGGTGCCTGGGCCACTAGGGCCTGCTAATCTCTTGTCTTACCCCAATGCACCCTGGCCTGAGGTCCCCACACCTATGTGCTTACTGAGTAGGACCTTTTGTCCTCACTTTTGCCTTCTGGGATGTACTTGCTCCAGCTTTTTACATGAGAGGCTCCTTCTCATCATTCTGGTTTTAAACCAaataaatgtcacctcctccgaGAGGCCTCCAAGCCAAGCAAtgtccccaggccccaccccatccccctctATCATGCCTCCTGACTTGGTGCCGGAAATGGTTTACTGACTCTTTGTTGGTGGCTGTTTCTCTCCTAGGATGGAGCTTGTTGCCTGAATGTCTGGTTGGCTGCTGTGTCCTAGAACAATCCTTACTGGCCAGGGGAGCCCTTCCCCACACTGGGTTTCTCTGCATTGTTCCCCTGCCTGCTCACCTTGAttacttggttttcttcttcctctgtggGCTCCACAGGGTCCAGAGGACCCTCTTCCTCGGACCTCTGCTGTACAATCAGGGATTTCTTTTGCCCTTTGTTCCGCTCCTTTTCCTAAGGGCAGAGCACAAAAGCTGTCATCTCTCCTCGCCTGGCTCTGCCCAGGGTGCTGAGTGGCCTGAGCTTGCCACAGGCCAGAAGAGTGCTCCCAGGCGCCTCTACACAGGCGTTCCAGAAACCCAATGGCTTACAAATGGCCCTCAGACTGTCCACCAACAAGTCAACTTGAGGAAGAATCCATTCGTTTGTAGCTCAAGCATCGCACCCAGATTGTTACtgttaattaagttaaaatgcagaaaataatggCTGCCCTTCATGCATATTAAGtgtgaaaatgtgtttttctttgcaGAGAGCCCATAAAAAAGGTGGCAAGACAGCCTCGCCTGGGAGGGCGCCATGGGGTGGCCCAGAAACTGGAGTCCCTGGGAGGTGATTTATAAGAGGCGAGGCATGGAGATGAATTATGGAGGAAGGCGTTTGCAGCTTCTTCATAGAAATCCTGGTGCCTGGCAATCCTGAGGAGCAAATCCACAGAGCAGAGTGATGCCAAGTGTCCTTTGGTTACCATTTTGCTAGTTTATGTTCTACGGAAGTTGACTGTTTCTGCCCAGCCCCAAACCTGATGTGGCATCCTGCTTGCCAGGTCCCAGGGCACTGAGATCAGACACACCTCATGCCTTTGGCTTCTCTAATGACACCATTGGGATTTAGCTCTGGGCCGTTGCCTGAAACATGGTGATTCTAGAACGATTGTCCCTT from Suricata suricatta isolate VVHF042 chromosome 7, meerkat_22Aug2017_6uvM2_HiC, whole genome shotgun sequence carries:
- the MLN gene encoding promotilin, producing MVSRKAVATLLMVHVAAMLASQTEAFVPIFTHSELQRFREKERNKGQKKSLIVQQRSEEEGPLDPVEPTEEEENQVIKLTAPVEIGMRMNSRQLEKYRAALEGLLSEVLLPAQDDK